In one Desulfobacterales bacterium genomic region, the following are encoded:
- a CDS encoding MurR/RpiR family transcriptional regulator translates to MKEIEKIFSHLEGRFEKLSQNQKLLGKYILDNYQKVAFATIEQLSAESGVSGATIVRFAKAMGYKGYPAFQKEIRRIVRADLKGSERYNIDYEFRARENDPLSRTQQKELENLSHLRETLDVSEFNKAVETIHRSQNILVIGSRSTASLAYHLWFGLTKLELNVSKITTVNSEAYDRMNKRNRPDLVILIGFPRYLRELKELLDLAKEKDVNTIIISDSPFSPFRGDINLYSPAESASFMAFHCAPLILINALIDHVGMLDRDRTLNALDRFDKLAAERKYFIKA, encoded by the coding sequence ATGAAAGAAATCGAAAAAATTTTTAGCCATCTGGAGGGCAGGTTCGAAAAACTGTCACAGAACCAGAAGCTTCTGGGAAAATATATTTTGGATAATTATCAGAAAGTCGCCTTTGCAACCATCGAGCAACTTTCGGCGGAATCAGGTGTCAGCGGTGCAACCATCGTCCGGTTTGCCAAAGCCATGGGCTACAAAGGATATCCCGCATTCCAAAAGGAAATCCGACGGATTGTTCGTGCGGATTTAAAAGGAAGCGAACGGTATAATATCGACTATGAATTTCGCGCCCGGGAAAACGATCCGCTTTCAAGAACCCAGCAAAAAGAGCTTGAAAATCTTTCTCACCTCCGGGAAACGCTTGATGTGTCAGAATTCAATAAGGCGGTTGAGACGATACATCGCTCGCAGAATATTCTGGTAATTGGATCTCGCAGCACCGCTTCCCTGGCCTACCATCTCTGGTTCGGCCTCACCAAGCTTGAGTTGAATGTATCCAAGATTACGACCGTCAACTCGGAAGCATACGACCGCATGAACAAAAGGAATCGACCGGATCTGGTCATTCTCATCGGATTTCCGCGCTATTTGAGAGAACTCAAAGAGCTTCTGGACCTCGCCAAGGAAAAGGATGTCAACACCATCATCATCAGCGACAGCCCGTTCTCGCCGTTCCGCGGAGACATCAATCTTTACTCCCCGGCGGAATCAGCTTCATTCATGGCATTTCACTGCGCCCCCCTGATTCTGATAAACGCCCTTATCGACCACGTGGGTATGCTGGATCGGGATCGAACATTAAACGCGCTGGATCGCTTTGATAAATTGGCCGCAGAAAGGAAATATTTCATAAAGGCATGA
- a CDS encoding TAXI family TRAP transporter solute-binding subunit: MKKTIMLVFVLMTFVLQGPAGAAESPSAQKVNLSLGSVGSSSGVYAFAISLAAVVHKYDPNIMVTAVEGGGGYDHAKSMKKGILDWSMSGSPAVYATVRAGVANFQKEGPWEPIRLMFMRNLNVTRIYVRADVAAKEGIRTWKDLSGKNFCPGIPGTRDASRIMDANKMLGTGIKLIPSSLADATRGTREGKLVGMVKGSPHDSFDAAMMESHYSTPLTVIGFAKDEADKLQAEDPMNTFMETSAGAIRELPNLPSLWEMSSATMTISSSQMSQETGYRIVKAVYKGWDEIAAAFPPCKGIDPIADAFKHTPAGKEFFFHAGVIQYAKEKGIQVPDRFIPPEYKDVK, encoded by the coding sequence ATGAAAAAAACAATTATGTTGGTTTTTGTTCTAATGACGTTTGTTCTTCAGGGTCCGGCCGGGGCGGCTGAATCCCCCTCCGCCCAGAAAGTCAACCTGTCCCTGGGCAGTGTCGGTTCCTCCTCGGGGGTTTATGCGTTTGCAATTTCTTTGGCCGCGGTCGTTCATAAATACGATCCAAACATAATGGTGACGGCCGTGGAAGGCGGCGGCGGATATGACCATGCCAAATCCATGAAAAAAGGTATCTTGGACTGGTCCATGAGCGGCAGCCCCGCCGTTTACGCAACAGTGCGTGCAGGTGTGGCCAATTTTCAGAAAGAGGGTCCGTGGGAACCGATCCGTCTGATGTTCATGCGAAACCTGAATGTAACCCGCATCTATGTGCGCGCCGATGTTGCCGCCAAGGAAGGAATCCGCACCTGGAAGGATTTAAGCGGAAAGAATTTCTGCCCGGGAATCCCCGGCACCCGGGACGCTTCCCGCATCATGGATGCCAACAAGATGCTCGGAACCGGCATCAAGTTGATCCCCAGTTCTTTGGCGGATGCCACCCGGGGGACTCGCGAAGGCAAACTGGTGGGCATGGTGAAGGGAAGCCCGCACGACAGCTTTGATGCAGCCATGATGGAAAGTCACTACAGTACCCCACTCACCGTCATCGGCTTTGCCAAAGATGAGGCTGACAAACTCCAGGCTGAAGATCCGATGAATACCTTCATGGAAACTTCGGCAGGCGCCATCCGGGAACTCCCGAATCTGCCAAGTTTATGGGAGATGAGCTCGGCCACCATGACCATCAGCAGTTCGCAAATGTCCCAGGAGACAGGTTATCGCATCGTAAAAGCCGTTTATAAGGGATGGGACGAAATCGCAGCGGCATTTCCTCCCTGCAAAGGAATCGATCCCATTGCAGATGCCTTCAAGCATACACCCGCCGGCAAGGAATTCTTTTTTCACGCCGGTGTGATCCAGTATGCCAAAGAAAAGGGAATTCAGGTTCCGGACCGTTTTATCCCGCCGGAATATAAAGACGTAAAATAA
- a CDS encoding TRAP transporter fused permease subunit: MPWITRERAVYWTALGFAIFQLFITVSISLYDMQLRALHVLMSLSVVFLALPLSKKADSTNRISLGSLLIVAIVLTANIRIFIDWEKIIMYPGDAGRIDLVLGAFLTVFILEASRRATGWAIPVLVCLMFVYVFLGPLMPGIWIHPGFTLEHVLSSLYYSSDGIYGSLTGTSATFISMFIIFGTLLDASGGGKTFIDVALLFAGRFKGGPAKVAVVSSALFGMISGSAVANVSVTGNYTIPLMKGLGYDPNFAGGVESISSTGGGITPPVMGITAFIMADLLGIPYLKIIGYAAIPCLLFYIGIIAGVHFEATRIRLIPVPADQIPHWKEVLTWNKIMPLIAPVCVLLVLLFRGYTLISAGFYACSTVIVLYISSDLTLSGLKQNVLKILKALCNGGLSIAKIAPILVSVGIFTDLLGLTGVAPKISSLILEMGGTNLIGSLLVAALIPLILGAPLPVTATYILSAALIAPAIVKLKIDVVAAHMFLLYWATLASVTPPTCTACVIGANIGGGNWFKVALVGMRLGAVAFLIPFFFVLNPALLGRGEPIDVIICAATGIIGAIFLAAGFFGSRDNIIKSVVKVAAGALMLAPNYTLSFLGIGMGGITLVYEKIFSEKQRAAKV; this comes from the coding sequence ATGCCCTGGATTACCCGCGAAAGGGCGGTATACTGGACTGCTTTAGGATTCGCGATATTTCAGTTGTTCATCACCGTCAGCATATCCCTTTATGATATGCAGCTCAGGGCGCTCCATGTCCTCATGAGCCTTTCCGTTGTTTTTCTGGCGCTTCCCCTGAGTAAAAAGGCAGACAGCACCAACCGCATATCGCTCGGGTCGCTGTTGATTGTCGCTATTGTATTAACGGCCAACATCCGGATTTTTATCGACTGGGAAAAAATAATCATGTATCCCGGCGATGCCGGCCGGATCGATCTGGTCCTCGGGGCTTTCCTGACCGTTTTTATTCTGGAAGCTTCCCGCCGGGCTACGGGCTGGGCGATACCGGTGCTGGTCTGCCTCATGTTCGTATATGTGTTTTTAGGGCCGCTGATGCCGGGGATCTGGATCCATCCGGGTTTTACGCTGGAGCACGTCCTTTCGTCCCTCTACTATTCATCGGACGGCATCTACGGCTCCTTGACCGGTACTTCGGCGACCTTTATCTCCATGTTTATTATTTTCGGGACGCTGCTGGACGCCTCCGGCGGCGGGAAAACGTTTATCGATGTAGCCCTCCTGTTCGCGGGGCGCTTCAAAGGCGGACCGGCCAAAGTGGCTGTGGTTTCAAGCGCGCTATTCGGGATGATTTCAGGAAGCGCGGTCGCCAACGTTTCGGTGACCGGCAATTACACCATTCCCCTGATGAAGGGGCTCGGATATGATCCGAATTTCGCCGGCGGGGTGGAATCCATATCATCAACCGGGGGGGGCATTACTCCCCCGGTGATGGGCATTACGGCCTTTATCATGGCTGACCTGCTGGGAATACCCTATTTAAAGATCATCGGCTATGCTGCCATTCCCTGCCTGCTGTTTTACATCGGGATCATCGCCGGTGTACATTTTGAAGCGACGCGCATCCGGCTGATTCCGGTCCCAGCGGATCAGATTCCGCACTGGAAAGAAGTCCTGACCTGGAATAAAATCATGCCGCTGATTGCCCCGGTATGTGTTCTGCTGGTTCTGCTGTTCAGGGGATACACGCTGATATCGGCCGGTTTCTACGCCTGCAGTACCGTGATCGTTCTTTACATAAGCTCGGATTTGACCTTGTCCGGCTTGAAGCAAAATGTTTTGAAAATATTAAAAGCCCTCTGCAACGGCGGTCTTTCCATCGCCAAAATCGCTCCCATTCTGGTGAGCGTCGGCATCTTTACCGATCTGCTTGGCCTTACCGGCGTCGCTCCCAAAATCAGCAGCTTGATACTTGAAATGGGCGGAACCAACTTGATCGGTTCTCTGCTGGTGGCAGCCCTGATCCCGCTGATCCTGGGCGCACCCCTGCCGGTGACGGCGACTTATATCCTTTCGGCCGCCCTGATCGCACCCGCAATTGTAAAGCTCAAGATCGACGTGGTGGCCGCTCACATGTTCCTGCTTTACTGGGCCACCCTGGCATCTGTAACCCCGCCCACCTGCACGGCCTGTGTGATCGGCGCCAATATCGGCGGCGGGAACTGGTTTAAGGTCGCGCTGGTGGGCATGCGCCTGGGGGCGGTCGCTTTTCTGATCCCGTTCTTTTTCGTTCTTAATCCCGCTCTGCTGGGACGGGGAGAGCCCATTGATGTTATAATTTGCGCGGCAACCGGGATCATCGGGGCGATTTTTCTTGCTGCCGGTTTTTTCGGATCAAGGGACAACATCATAAAATCTGTTGTGAAAGTTGCGGCCGGCGCCCTGATGCTGGCGCCGAACTACACGCTCTCATTTCTGGGAATCGGGATGGGGGGAATTACACTGGTGTATGAAAAGATCTTTTCGGAAAAACAACGTGCCGCTAAAGTTTAG
- a CDS encoding acyclic terpene utilization AtuA family protein: MEKHTVISPTSCMGLVGIDEGAYKIALTRDPDSIAVDAGSLDPGPHYLGAGLPHVAEYKMKNDCRIMMEGLLTKKTPMVMGSAGGSGGRPHIEWHLKRMNEVAKEMGKTFKVAVIDTTLDKEYLKKRIKSETIAGLDHGQPLTEDIVDRCTEIVAQIGVEPIIKALNMNPDIVLAGRACDNACFAAEPVRRGYDKGLALHLGKIIECGSASAIPLPDSKIMRTPMLATLIDDYFLVEPATDDWISTVRSTAGHEAYERTNPFYQLEPGGILDMRKAKLSQPNERSVKVSGSVWIDDPESYKVKLEGAEKLGYRSLFIVGARDPAFIQNIDWIINFTKTRVINEFEPKGLCEGKDYHIIFRIYGKDGVMGPLEPQKKITSHELGIIMEIIAPTRELAHEICYFGKYGMVWCNYPGRITISGNVGYAFSPSIIDAGEVYKLSVHHLLPIDRDQALFDIRIVEVG; this comes from the coding sequence TTGGAAAAACATACCGTAATTTCACCGACTTCTTGTATGGGGCTGGTGGGGATCGATGAGGGCGCTTATAAGATCGCTTTAACCAGAGATCCCGATTCCATCGCCGTTGACGCAGGTTCCCTAGATCCGGGTCCCCATTATTTAGGCGCCGGGCTGCCCCACGTCGCAGAATACAAAATGAAAAACGATTGCAGAATAATGATGGAGGGGCTCTTAACCAAAAAAACGCCCATGGTGATGGGATCTGCAGGGGGTTCCGGTGGACGCCCGCACATTGAATGGCACCTGAAAAGAATGAACGAGGTGGCCAAAGAAATGGGGAAAACCTTTAAGGTGGCGGTTATTGATACGACTTTAGACAAAGAATATCTTAAAAAAAGAATCAAAAGTGAAACCATAGCGGGCTTGGACCATGGCCAGCCCCTTACGGAAGATATCGTTGACCGCTGTACGGAAATCGTCGCCCAGATCGGTGTAGAACCCATTATTAAGGCGTTAAACATGAACCCGGATATTGTTCTGGCCGGCAGGGCCTGCGACAACGCCTGTTTTGCCGCCGAGCCCGTCCGAAGGGGTTATGACAAGGGATTGGCCCTTCACCTGGGGAAAATCATTGAATGCGGATCTGCCAGCGCCATACCTTTGCCGGATTCCAAAATCATGCGGACCCCCATGCTGGCCACCCTCATCGATGATTATTTTTTGGTGGAGCCTGCCACGGACGACTGGATCAGTACGGTAAGATCCACAGCAGGCCACGAAGCGTATGAGCGCACAAATCCTTTTTACCAGCTTGAACCAGGCGGAATCCTGGACATGCGAAAAGCCAAACTGTCTCAGCCCAATGAACGGAGTGTAAAGGTTTCCGGCAGTGTCTGGATCGATGATCCTGAATCTTACAAGGTCAAATTGGAGGGCGCGGAAAAGCTGGGGTATCGTTCTCTATTTATTGTAGGGGCCAGAGACCCCGCTTTTATCCAGAACATTGACTGGATTATTAATTTTACCAAAACACGGGTAATCAATGAATTTGAACCCAAAGGCCTTTGCGAAGGCAAGGATTACCACATTATATTTCGCATATATGGCAAGGACGGGGTTATGGGGCCGCTGGAGCCCCAAAAAAAAATTACCTCACATGAACTGGGAATCATCATGGAGATTATTGCCCCTACCCGGGAACTGGCCCACGAAATTTGCTATTTTGGAAAATACGGCATGGTTTGGTGTAATTACCCCGGACGCATCACCATATCCGGAAATGTAGGATATGCTTTTTCTCCCAGTATAATAGATGCCGGAGAGGTCTATAAGCTTTCGGTCCATCACCTGCTGCCCATCGACCGGGACCAGGCGCTTTTTGATATTAGAATTGTGGAGGTGGGATAA
- a CDS encoding DUF4387 domain-containing protein — MNLREIASVIRTKNAGPFWFTADIMFDNTQLYEAVKKSQAITRERVAQLYNVDPGNISEVIYHDEGRIIKVNIKRPHVSGDPGDADVLGMQQHAPLLDIDISFHKLFR, encoded by the coding sequence ATGAATCTTAGAGAAATCGCATCTGTGATCAGAACAAAGAATGCTGGTCCTTTCTGGTTTACCGCCGATATCATGTTTGACAATACGCAGCTATACGAGGCTGTAAAAAAATCCCAGGCCATCACTCGGGAGCGGGTGGCCCAGCTTTATAACGTCGACCCGGGAAACATTTCTGAGGTCATCTATCATGACGAAGGCAGGATTATTAAGGTGAATATTAAAAGGCCCCATGTATCCGGCGACCCGGGAGATGCGGATGTTCTTGGCATGCAGCAGCACGCCCCTCTTTTGGATATAGACATAAGCTTTCATAAACTATTCAGGTAG
- a CDS encoding MFS transporter, whose protein sequence is MATHKVITTRAARISGFLGLQRTTIGVLGMVVMVGMGERMAERFLPIYIMALGGGVLAIGLLQAMDNLLSALYSFPGGYLSDRLGTKKSLLIFNLVAMAGFTLVILVTTWQAVLAGAVLFISWSAISLPATMSLIYKVLPMNKRTMGVTMHSLVRRIPMALGPLVGGLFIGIWGERDGVRLAFGAALVLTMAAVVLQQRMIQDDRPDKVSPGDTCNLTPEKNPLKLLRLMNPAMKGLLATDILVRFCEQIPYAFVVVWSMKVITAPVSAVQFGLLTTIEMATAVIVYIPVAYMADRGAKKPFVLMTFVFFTLFPVALMFSRSFEWLVAAFILRGLKEFGEPTRKALIMDLAPDHCKAGMFGLYYLIRDIFVSLAALGGAFLWQISPETNLITAFVFGIIGTVGFAVFGRDIPVPAYNKKEVQND, encoded by the coding sequence ATGGCAACCCATAAAGTCATAACAACTCGCGCCGCTCGGATTTCCGGCTTCCTCGGCCTGCAGCGGACCACCATCGGCGTGCTGGGCATGGTGGTGATGGTGGGCATGGGCGAGCGCATGGCTGAACGCTTCCTGCCCATCTACATCATGGCCCTGGGGGGCGGGGTGCTGGCCATTGGTCTTTTGCAGGCCATGGACAACCTGCTCTCGGCCCTCTATTCGTTTCCGGGGGGCTACCTGTCCGACCGTCTGGGCACCAAGAAGTCGCTCCTCATCTTCAACCTGGTGGCCATGGCAGGCTTCACCCTGGTGATCCTGGTAACAACCTGGCAGGCGGTGCTGGCCGGGGCGGTGCTTTTTATTTCGTGGTCGGCCATATCCCTGCCGGCCACCATGAGCCTGATATACAAGGTCCTGCCCATGAATAAACGCACCATGGGCGTAACCATGCATTCACTGGTGCGCCGCATCCCCATGGCCCTCGGTCCTTTGGTCGGCGGGCTCTTCATCGGAATATGGGGTGAACGCGACGGGGTCCGGCTTGCCTTTGGTGCCGCCCTGGTATTAACCATGGCAGCGGTGGTGCTGCAGCAACGGATGATCCAGGACGACAGGCCCGATAAGGTTTCCCCGGGCGATACCTGCAATCTCACGCCGGAGAAAAATCCGTTGAAACTGCTGCGGCTGATGAACCCGGCCATGAAGGGGCTGCTGGCCACCGATATACTCGTCCGGTTCTGCGAGCAGATCCCCTATGCCTTTGTGGTGGTCTGGAGCATGAAGGTGATAACGGCGCCGGTATCGGCCGTACAGTTCGGCCTGCTCACCACCATCGAAATGGCCACGGCGGTAATTGTTTACATACCGGTGGCCTACATGGCCGACCGCGGCGCCAAGAAACCCTTTGTGCTCATGACCTTTGTCTTTTTCACCCTTTTTCCGGTGGCGCTCATGTTCAGCCGCTCATTTGAGTGGCTGGTCGCGGCATTTATCCTGCGGGGGCTCAAGGAGTTCGGCGAGCCCACCCGCAAGGCCCTGATCATGGATCTGGCGCCGGACCACTGCAAGGCGGGCATGTTCGGGCTCTATTACCTGATCCGGGACATCTTCGTATCCCTCGCCGCTCTGGGCGGGGCGTTTTTATGGCAAATCAGCCCGGAAACGAACCTGATCACGGCATTCGTTTTCGGGATCATCGGCACCGTCGGGTTTGCGGTTTTCGGCCGCGATATTCCGGTGCCCGCATACAACAAAAAGGAGGTCCAAAATGACTGA
- the chrA gene encoding chromate efflux transporter → MTPQSDSLPPTTATFKGALKFWAKLGFISFGGPAGQIAIMHQEVVERQRWIGENQFLRALNFCMLLPGPEAQQLATYIGWRLHGTWGGIAAGALFVIPSIFVMLFLSYLAVAHINIPAVAAAFYGIQPVVVAVVVEAVLRIGKKALKHRVLYAFSALAFVAIFFFRFPFPYIVAAAALGGLLMQHRLPEVFCKGNFDAQTRECRIKTEPATGQNHIRPSFAYVVRVFLICLGLWTIPIGTLWIWRGYNDTLTQIGLFFTKAAFVTFGGAYAVLSYITDVAVTKGWLGMQQMLIGLGLAESTPGPLIMVTQYVGFLGAWNLPGDLTPLTAGIFGALITTYVTFLPCFFFIFAGAPYIEAMAGNQRLQAALTGVTAAVVGVILNLAVWFGLNIIFPNNGIDFFALISAVVSLALLQKFHLPIQYLVPAGAVTGVVWRLVV, encoded by the coding sequence ATGACACCTCAATCTGATTCACTGCCGCCGACAACGGCCACATTCAAAGGCGCCTTAAAATTCTGGGCCAAGCTGGGCTTCATCAGCTTCGGCGGCCCGGCCGGACAAATCGCCATCATGCACCAGGAAGTGGTGGAGCGGCAGCGCTGGATCGGTGAAAATCAGTTCCTGCGGGCCTTGAACTTCTGCATGCTGCTGCCGGGCCCCGAGGCCCAGCAACTGGCCACCTACATCGGCTGGCGACTGCACGGCACATGGGGCGGCATCGCGGCCGGAGCGCTTTTCGTGATCCCCTCGATCTTCGTCATGCTGTTTTTAAGCTACCTGGCAGTGGCCCACATCAATATCCCGGCGGTGGCCGCCGCCTTCTACGGCATCCAGCCGGTGGTGGTGGCCGTGGTGGTGGAGGCGGTGCTGCGCATCGGCAAGAAGGCCCTCAAACATCGCGTACTATATGCTTTTTCCGCTTTGGCGTTTGTCGCTATCTTCTTCTTCAGGTTTCCGTTTCCCTATATTGTCGCCGCCGCCGCCCTTGGCGGTCTGCTCATGCAGCACCGGCTGCCGGAGGTCTTTTGCAAGGGCAACTTTGACGCCCAAACCCGCGAATGTCGAATTAAAACCGAACCCGCTACCGGACAGAACCACATTCGACCGTCTTTTGCCTATGTCGTCCGGGTCTTTCTCATCTGCCTCGGCTTATGGACAATTCCGATTGGGACTTTATGGATCTGGCGAGGTTACAACGATACGTTGACGCAGATCGGTTTGTTTTTCACCAAGGCCGCCTTTGTCACCTTCGGCGGCGCATACGCAGTTCTAAGCTACATTACCGATGTGGCCGTAACCAAGGGCTGGCTTGGAATGCAGCAAATGCTCATCGGCCTGGGCCTGGCAGAGTCCACCCCCGGCCCCCTGATCATGGTGACACAGTACGTCGGCTTTCTCGGCGCCTGGAACCTGCCCGGGGATCTCACACCGCTGACCGCCGGCATTTTTGGAGCGCTGATCACCACGTATGTAACATTTCTGCCGTGCTTCTTCTTCATCTTTGCCGGCGCGCCTTACATCGAGGCCATGGCCGGCAACCAGCGGCTCCAGGCCGCGCTGACCGGCGTCACAGCAGCAGTGGTGGGCGTTATTCTCAACCTGGCCGTATGGTTCGGCCTAAATATCATTTTTCCCAACAACGGCATCGATTTTTTTGCCTTGATATCCGCTGTTGTCTCCCTGGCCCTGCTCCAGAAATTTCATCTGCCGATTCAATACTTGGTTCCCGCGGGTGCCGTTACCGGCGTGGTCTGGAGGCTGGTGGTTTAA
- a CDS encoding HDIG domain-containing protein: MTNSIESYTLKASDIDLLRTSGVSEDDIAHSVKVAEKALDIAGRTKVDLDMELVGRGALFHDLGKAKTHDMEHGKLGAEMGAALGLPETITAVMEKHIRGGLSAEEAVELRLPVKDYTLRSLEERIIIYADRLVDIITDGIVTLRDETEAEDRFEEFLQNIPKYGKNDKTLVRYLGYHREIQSLLND, encoded by the coding sequence ATGACAAATTCCATCGAAAGCTACACCCTTAAAGCGTCCGACATCGACCTGTTGCGCACGTCCGGTGTTTCGGAGGATGATATCGCCCATAGCGTTAAAGTGGCGGAAAAAGCGCTGGACATCGCCGGCCGTACCAAAGTTGATCTGGATATGGAACTGGTGGGACGCGGAGCCCTTTTCCACGATCTGGGCAAGGCTAAAACCCATGACATGGAACACGGCAAGCTTGGCGCGGAAATGGGTGCGGCCCTGGGTCTTCCCGAAACCATCACCGCGGTGATGGAAAAACACATCCGCGGCGGACTTAGCGCCGAGGAAGCGGTTGAATTAAGACTGCCGGTCAAAGATTACACTCTCCGGAGCCTGGAAGAGCGGATTATCATTTATGCCGACCGTCTCGTGGATATCATCACCGACGGTATCGTAACCCTCCGGGATGAAACGGAAGCGGAAGACCGTTTCGAGGAGTTTTTACAGAATATTCCCAAATACGGGAAGAACGATAAGACTTTGGTTCGGTATCTGGGCTACCATCGGGAGATCCAAAGCCTGTTAAATGACTGA
- a CDS encoding GIY-YIG nuclease family protein, which produces MPFWVYILQSDSSGRFYCGQTHDLETRIAQHNDPGNDLSKTTKRFQGPWRLVWSKPVRTGSESVRLERKIKKRGIRRFLDGQKNGY; this is translated from the coding sequence ATGCCCTTTTGGGTCTACATCCTGCAGAGCGACAGTTCCGGTCGCTTTTATTGCGGTCAGACCCACGACCTGGAGACCCGGATCGCGCAACACAACGACCCGGGAAATGACCTTTCGAAGACAACGAAACGATTTCAGGGGCCGTGGCGACTGGTGTGGTCCAAACCGGTGAGGACCGGTTCCGAATCGGTTCGGCTCGAGCGCAAGATCAAAAAACGAGGGATCCGGCGTTTCCTGGATGGCCAGAAGAATGGCTATTAA
- a CDS encoding type IV toxin-antitoxin system AbiEi family antitoxin domain-containing protein, protein MQIKDRKPNEQTVLELARNSGVVSASEVRSLGIHPEYLRRLCAKGELVRIERGLYRLPDAEVTAHHGLVQAAKAIPKGVVCLLSALRFHEIGTQAPHEVWMAINRRAAQPRIKHQKVRIVLFSGKSLTEGVEEHTIEGVWVSIYNPAKTVADCFKYRNKIGLDVALEALRDVLRGRKCSTDELWKYAKICRVTKTMRPYMEATV, encoded by the coding sequence ATGCAGATAAAGGACAGAAAACCCAACGAGCAGACAGTGCTGGAACTCGCCCGCAACTCGGGCGTGGTGAGTGCCTCTGAGGTACGGTCTCTCGGCATTCATCCCGAGTACCTGCGCCGACTCTGTGCCAAGGGTGAGCTTGTGCGGATAGAACGGGGGCTTTATCGGCTTCCAGACGCAGAGGTAACTGCTCATCATGGCTTGGTACAAGCAGCGAAGGCGATTCCCAAGGGCGTCGTGTGCCTTCTGTCAGCCCTGCGCTTTCACGAGATCGGAACGCAGGCCCCTCACGAGGTGTGGATGGCTATCAACCGCAGGGCTGCCCAACCTCGGATAAAGCACCAGAAAGTACGTATCGTTCTTTTCTCCGGCAAGTCCCTCACGGAGGGCGTCGAAGAACACACCATCGAAGGTGTGTGGGTGAGCATCTATAATCCTGCTAAGACCGTGGCGGATTGTTTCAAGTATCGGAACAAGATCGGGCTCGATGTTGCACTCGAGGCCCTGCGCGACGTTCTGCGTGGCCGCAAATGCTCGACCGACGAACTGTGGAAGTATGCGAAGATCTGCCGGGTAACGAAAACGATGCGTCCTTACATGGAAGCGACCGTATGA
- a CDS encoding nucleotidyl transferase AbiEii/AbiGii toxin family protein: protein MTKDKPSNVAASVRQRLLNIIRDTGDDPNLVWTRYATERLLYRLSVSQYAGNFILKGAMLFMVWTGETYRSTMDMDFLGHGDDSSERLAEVFRKVCGVDVEPDGLVFDADTVAAAPIRDEQEYQGQRVTLTAFLGKARIPGQVDVGFGDVVTPKAKKISYPTLLDFPAPSIRACPRETVIAEKFQAMVMIGIANSRMKDFYDLYVLARDFAFGGNTLVRAIKATFKRRKTEIPIEPPLALTDEFGRDEVKSVQWTAFIRKNGLEESAPEFLELLSRLREFLLPPMKAASKRAPIPTSWAKGGPWS, encoded by the coding sequence ATGACCAAGGACAAGCCATCGAACGTCGCTGCGTCTGTTCGCCAGCGACTTCTCAACATCATCCGAGATACCGGAGATGATCCGAATCTCGTCTGGACGCGCTACGCCACGGAACGGCTCCTCTATCGCCTTTCCGTTTCGCAATACGCGGGGAATTTCATACTCAAGGGAGCCATGTTGTTCATGGTCTGGACGGGCGAAACATACAGGTCAACGATGGACATGGACTTCCTCGGCCATGGTGACGATTCCAGCGAGCGACTGGCTGAAGTATTCCGCAAGGTCTGCGGTGTAGACGTTGAACCTGATGGTCTGGTCTTTGATGCCGACACCGTGGCGGCTGCGCCTATCCGCGATGAGCAGGAATACCAGGGGCAGCGCGTCACGCTAACCGCCTTCCTCGGCAAGGCCCGCATTCCCGGACAGGTCGACGTGGGATTCGGCGACGTAGTCACGCCCAAGGCCAAGAAGATCAGCTATCCCACGCTGCTGGATTTTCCTGCCCCGAGCATCCGTGCATGTCCGAGGGAGACGGTTATCGCCGAGAAGTTCCAGGCCATGGTCATGATAGGCATTGCCAATAGCCGGATGAAGGATTTCTATGACCTGTACGTGCTGGCCCGCGATTTCGCCTTTGGGGGCAATACCCTTGTCCGGGCAATCAAGGCGACTTTCAAGAGACGGAAGACCGAAATCCCCATTGAACCGCCGCTGGCCCTGACAGATGAGTTCGGCCGCGACGAGGTGAAATCGGTCCAGTGGACAGCGTTTATTCGGAAGAACGGTCTCGAAGAAAGCGCACCTGAGTTTTTGGAGTTGCTCTCGCGCCTCAGGGAATTCCTGTTACCTCCCATGAAAGCAGCTTCCAAGCGTGCCCCCATTCCAACAAGCTGGGCCAAGGGAGGCCCCTGGAGTTGA